The genomic segment TCCTATACTCATTATTCAAAATGTTAAGGAAATAGAAATAAGCTATATTTTAAATTATGATATTTTTATTACCCTTCGCTTAACTTATTGACTGAGCAGTTACAGTGAAGGGTATGTTTGAACCACTGGCTAAGTATATAGTACCATCATAAGATACGCCTGGAGTATATGAACCACTGCATGTGTAAACTAAGTAAGCTATTGTACCACCAGTAATGCCAACCATATTGTTCGTGGGGGTAACCCCGGTGATAGTACTTGATAAACCACCAGAAGTTAAACCAGCGGCACTTGGAGCACTGGCTGAAGCTCCTTGGTAAGTGCAAGTATTACCATTGAGTGTTACACTGGCTATGTTCTGTGTGGTACCACCTGGATTACTTACATAAAGTACTAGATAGGCAGTACCAGTACTACTATCAATATATAAGTCTTGGCTTATTGAGCTTAATGTCCCGGCATGTGCATTACTCCTGAATAAGCCGAAGGCCCATATTGCCACCGCCACGGCTAGTGCTATGGCTACTGCTATCAGTATTATTGTTGCTATTACGTTGGATATACCCCTCCTGTTAG from the Caldivirga maquilingensis IC-167 genome contains:
- a CDS encoding archaellin/type IV pilin N-terminal domain-containing protein; this translates as MTNRRGISNVIATIILIAVAIALAVAVAIWAFGLFRSNAHAGTLSSISQDLYIDSSTGTAYLVLYVSNPGGTTQNIASVTLNGNTCTYQGASASAPSAAGLTSGGLSSTITGVTPTNNMVGITGGTIAYLVYTCSGSYTPGVSYDGTIYLASGSNIPFTVTAQSIS